The Salvia miltiorrhiza cultivar Shanhuang (shh) chromosome 2, IMPLAD_Smil_shh, whole genome shotgun sequence DNA window tgaattgcgaaaaataattttttgctacctttgggattcgaactcaggaccatgaatttatccaacaaggtgatgaatcaaccgtagatcttgatgatctaagggctgaaaatggttcctaatttatattttaagaagctgaataactcaatacatttactgaataaatcacgcgagcgcatgaacgaaaaatgtacgtgtttattcagtaaaataactattcgtgcggtcgcgtgatttattcagtaaatttattgatttattcagaacgaaatatagttatttcttcatagatcccaaccctatatatatatatatatatatatatatatatatatatatataaagagcgAAACGAACAAGCTCATGAGCTATTTTATTAGCTTCACGACGAGTGTGATAAAAATCAAGAATCACATGCATGCTGAATATGCACAAAGGCCTCCCGAAGACCTCTTTTAAGTGAATAAAATGTGTATATGAAATCATTTAATTAATTCTATGTtgcattgttattattattattattagtagtaGTAGTAAACTAGAGTACGATATAAAATGGAACTTGAAGCACAAGAATAAAGCAAATCACGAAACATAAATTAACAGTACTGGTCgattgatatatatattgaaggaatttaatttaattaacattACAATTTATGAATTTAACCACACCAAAAGCTAAAAGAATCTTCTTAATACAAATCCCAAAATATTAATTGAAAATCAAAATGCTAAAGATGGTATCAGcacaatattaataaattaattacgaaacattaattaagtttattgagaattaataaatcaaaaGTATTCCAAATGATTTAGGAACTGAAGTTCCACAACATTTAAGCCTTCGAAATTGAAGTGCTAGCGCTAATTAGACTGTTGAATCAGATCCTTAATTTATCGAATTTCCCTattgatattaatatatatatagaaattagAATTTCAAAGATTGAAATTCCTAAACACAACATCGAAGTTTCATCTACAAATATGTACTCGAAACTCATCATTCTTAAATCAATGGCTCTTGGTTTTCATACTTGCTTCACCGGAGTTCTGCAAACAAGTAGCATATTGGtgttaaacaaaaaaaaacatatataactcaTAGTTTAAATTTTTTGCATAAAATTTCCAAAAGTAAATGctaaaattctaaaaatatatttatctgtTCATAATTGTTGACAGACACACATTATATATGTTGAACGCATTGTAgctatatattaaaattaagaatattttcagcatatatatgaaaaaaataccTTGTCATCGTTATAAGCCGGGTCAACTTGATATACTTCTTGGACGGGGCTCGGGTTATCGATCTCGGGCTCTTGTTGCCTTCCCGAAAAGTCATGGATAAGGCTATCCATATCCGGAAAATTAAAGTATTCATCGGATGCATGCCTAGGGTTGGATCCATAATGGTGAGGAGTATTATTAATCATAGTCGACCCATTTTCCATTTTTGCCCCATTGTTGGGTTCCCAAAGGGTCTCGGAGCTTTGACCCGTTTCTTGTTGGATGGATGGTTTGTTCACTAGGGGCATTGACCCGAACCGTCTTGGCTTGGATTGGGTCCGGTTACTGCAGTTTGGAGATGAGTGATGACTAGTTTGAAGGGTTGGCTTTCGCTCTTCCGGAGATCGCCAGTTATCATTGCGAcatttctataaataaaaatatatagctAGGATAATTCAAATTGAATATAATAATCTTGTTATGTTACAAGAAAAATTAATGTTGGATTAATATTTAATGAAACTACAAATAGAAGAGAAACAAACTTGGAGATGGCTTGCGACTTGCATTCTGGTTAAGCCGGGCTCGTTCATCAACTCTAAGATCTCTTTTGGGAAACACCCTATAAATGAACTCAATCAATCCACCACTAAAAACAAATATTCATAATGAGCAATAAAAAATGTAAcaccaaaatatatatataaaaaaagtacGTACTTCCTTCACCAAGTTGTTCGACTGCATTCATGAACTTGGCGTGCAGCTCTTGAGTCCACTCGGTACACATCTTTCTCCTCACATTACCATTTTGGCTCATAATATTGTTATCTGAATCATACTCTCCGTCGTAATCGTCATATCTACCTCTACTCCGAGTCTTAAATTTGCCCTTGTTCTTCATCATCatattagggttagggttagaGTTAGGATTAGGTTTAGGGTTAGGATTTTCACTCCTATGGTGGACCACTTCCCTAAACTCGATTCCTCGTACTGATCCGAGGTTGTTGGATGCAACTAAGATATCCCTCTCCCTAATCATTCTTGCCTTCTCCCTCATAACATGTTGCCATAGGCTTCTGAGAAACTCCATTGGTGGAGGCTTCTTGATGCAAAGGAATGCTCCATTTTCGAGGGCCCTCATCGCCACGAACGCATTATCATCATCGGCCATCCCTAAAGAAATATTTAAGGTAGATTAAAATATTATCCTGGATTGAAAAAGGGGGGTTTCAAAATGAATTGAATCTTACAAACTACTGGGATACACATGTTGAGTGCATGTTGTAGAAGTAGCTTAAATCCATGGGGATCAGGAGAGTTGATGTTTGCCATCACAACATCGAATTTCGCATTTGCAAGCATCGGTATAGCAGGAGAAGCAAGTTCAGCACAACTCACTGATCATACAAATTACAACACAACATTTGCAGTTTCATTAGCAGGAGAAGTAAGTTCACCAAGgttttatgtgtgtgtgtgtgtgtgtgtgtgaactGAAGAAAGAGATATATGGTTAGAAAAAATTTAGAATATTATTCATGGACTTTTaagtattaattatataaaagggatatattaaataatacatatagaTATACCTTTATACTGCCACATTTCGAGCTGTTTTGCTATGTTTAGGGCTTCTGCGTCATGATCAACTAACAAAACATGGATTTCATGCATCATTGCATGGATAGAAGCCACTGGAGCACTGTTTATACGTTCTGTCCAAAAATTACCTAATTCCCACATGATGATGTTTTAACTTCtctacaaaatataaataaatatattcatgtTAAAAAACAAACTTTATACAAAGAAAGGATAAAAAATACTATAAGAGAAATTAGGGTGATAGCTAGGAATTACAGAATGAGAGTTAATTAATCAGGAGATGGTGAAAATCAAAGAGGAAAAGGGGTACATTTATACTAGTGAAGGACGTTGAAATGTTTAGGAATTTAttacatttatatttattatagaAATCTTCtttagatttttttaatttatttctatggataatttaaatttgagatATCGATAATTTCTTAGAAATTGCACTTTTTAAGTGGCAGTGTTGATAGGTTTAATTTGAACTTAGCATAGAGGTCAATATTttcaatcaataaaatttataaatgatttaCTACTAACAAATTTTCACAATTAAAATGATATCCGATCCATTATTAATGTAAAACGATAGCAATTTAGACTTATCTAAaagttaagaaaaaaaatacccaAACCCATTTTGACTTCATGAGTAATTACTGAATACTTAaggaaattcaacgcttttagTTCCCAACGAATCAATtgtctttttttatatatagtacGTCAAAcgggttttatttttattttttattttttattgaagcGATTTTAGATCTTTAAGATTTTACGCTAATTTTCGTTATTATGCAAAATATGGTACTCAATTTAAAATCGATTTCATGCAATTTAACATCTGCCAAAGGAAATAGGTCAACGGGATCATACCAATTCTATACAATTTCCGGTTATTTAATTTCTTCTGCTGACCAcaattaaattatcataattaattaccacggtgaatttataaatatttatgtcTTTTTTTAGAAATTATGGCTCCTCGTTTGTACACGGTATGAAAAAGTGTGATATATTTGATTGTGATGTCTTTTACTATATGTCATGTTAATATCATGTTTAATTGAATGCATTAAAATATCGATAAAGTATAACATATTATTTGAtatgatgtatatatatactgtAATGcatcatattaaaattatataaagttaataatagcTATAATTATGATTTATATTACGCATAATCatccaaattaatataatatttttgaacttttaatttataaagagtTGTGCGTTTTGTATTATAACTTCTTATCAGACAAGAacttgaactttttttttaatcaaaaggaGAAGAACTTGGacttgaaattaaataaacaatctttggagataaaaaaatatatatattattggatattcaaaaaaaaaactgaaatttaGAAAGCTAGGTCATGTAAACCTATTTATTATCCTTACCAAATTACTCTATATATGTGTGTAATATTTCCAGGATGGCTTTCTTTGAGTCGTCATCATTTTACTTTCTTTAATATTTGTAAAGTCGACTTTTCAACTTTCCATGTAagctattttatttattaaaaaaaacctcttatttgtaaaaataattttaggTCTTCTGTATTCTGgctttttataatttcatatttaattttattaacttCAAGGGAAAACTTGCGGCAGCTGTCACACATAAGTTAATAGGATACTCATGAATTAATGTCCCATTAGAGTACGCATACTTCTTTTTTGAGGGGAGTACGCATACTTCTTTAGGTTGTgttttatcatgagaaaatgaggaataataaaaatttatctaattaaatctcttttctttttcctctacAAATTAGAATTTTATCATTTCTTATTCCTCTTTCTTAATACCCCTCCATTTTTGGCTATCCTTatttgaagtgaaaatgatgGGTGAAAGTGTAtaattctcttttgtagaaaataagaagaaaaagaaaaggaatttAAAGAGAATAATTTTTGTCGTTCATtctttttctcatgataaatttatcaaccaaagagaacacacaCTTAATGGCTTCATTACTTGTGGCTTAAAAAatcttcaattgtatttgtgTATATGGTTCCTATtgcatatttatatatgtaggaGTTGTGACAACTTTAAAAGgataattaagattaattaatGTCTTAGGATGTTTATGTTGGAATAATaggaatatatatatgagagaatataagtaaatttgATTGTTGGAAATTATTTTGGAGGATGAAACTTATAGTGAAGAAGCTATATAAGAATTAATGTGTAGGTGTGCGTGTGGAcgtaaaaatgaaagaaaagggAACACCTTGATTTTTAAGCTTTTAACTTGCTTTTTTCTACtaacttttcttcacatcactgacaaacatggttttcgtacctcaatatcgcatgaattgttgtcattttcccccatgaattgattgctaatatgtgtttgtatcccaattttgagttttgttgagttttaattccttggtgtagttttggagtgatttcagggaaaatcaagaattaattggaggattttgaagacatgagatcgaagtacgtctcgagaggaatccgtgagcgcaaacggcgaccaaatccgagtccggacgagggagaacggagcaaaacgagcggactgtgcaaaacgcccagtacccccgcggtcaccacccgcggccgcggggtaagaccgcgggtcagctgttcccgactcaggagacacccgcggtcaccacccgcggccgctgggcgggaccgcgggtcccctgagcatcccccacgtttgaaggccgcggacgcgggctgtgaccgcgggaaaagggcggggctcccccaaatggaccccaaacgcgattttagcctcaaaactccatttttctcttcctttccccattcattcaccacacacacccacttcatcttccccaacactccatttccaaaccctagcctctattctctaccattttttctctcttccacacacaagaacaacaccaaaatcaaagaaagaaggggaagacttggaaaggagctcatcaagactacatgattgaagatcaagattataggatttgtctatgaatctttatctctctatatctttatttatgttttcttatgacttgagatttgcttttattatgaatatgcttggctaaaatctcttatcttagggattagattagatggatttgtaatggattgatttttttgttctatatatatcttgattgtgcttattgttatcttttcaagtcctagatttatctcttgtatgattggttggccaccttttgtgcatttctaatttgtgatttgaatcgggagaggataattacaatagattaggagtttgatacatatcatctcaataaaccgggaggttgagagttgggtgagggcttgttgatcttttgtgctcttgggagttataggttagaaattgaccggggacggcaattatgacccgtaatctactgttttagtcgtccgggagggggctaaaactagtggggagatcgccctagataagtaggccatatcaagattaatattgctttagattgaagttcattacgatccatcgaaatttagtccctaggataactttcattcgagtcattccccaatttattaactaagtttatcttgtcgttattttatttacttgctttatttagctttgttttagttctcaatatctcttcatctttggtttgtctaaatagattgaaaataacttattaataatatttagaagtttaaattcaccaatccttgtggaatacgaccttgcttccatatattacaactacccgtatacttgcggcgtggtgaaaatattagcgaacaagtttttggcgccgttgccggggattggttgagtttttacttttgatattgtgaaaagttgtttttatctaatttagatattgtttttatgtttgtttatttatatgtttatttgtttttgttagagaaaattgctccacaaccgtaaaagcggcaccaaaaatggatgatggaaggaatgagttggttgagcaactccaactacaattggcgttgatgcaacttaagttgcgtgttttggaagctaaaagaaattgtaggcaaccaatgatccaaaaagccttccaaccaacaccttcctatggtgacttttatgacatggggtgcaatgccatggagtggcaatcaccattggagtatgaggaccatttcaatagttggaattatgaaatttcttattccactcaagaaggcttccaagggggaaatcgatactatcaagaggagaaatcaaattcaaaagacgatctccttcaatgcttcatagctacacaagcttggatagaaaaaagtctagcaaaatcggaggttatgctagaagagcaaagaaggtctttggctaccactatggaaaatcaaaagcgaattgatgatctgtgcatggccattagccttcaaaatggaaccttgtatgaggaaccaatgccaatgctaagtgaagagcctcaagaagttgaagaagagtatgaagaagatgaggatcaattctccaaaccccttgaagtcgagagcccaacttttccgacacaacctctacaatttcaaaaagatgaagatttcacaagctttaaagaaagcaaagtcaaaaattttgtcgatccttacctcgccacaggcgattctatgaaggcttgcttctttcacttttatttatcttcatcttttgattttcactttgatttgtctaataaggaattgtttgagtgtggtggtactcttgatggtgaacgagattaccatgacgcccgggatgtctcaagaattgcaaagccaccatatttttgggtcgcggtggatggagcatgcaaatttgatgagaaatggccaccgcctaagcctccacctcgtttgtgagtacgagacaagtaaccattttctccttcatccaaacttatttctcctttgtgtgaaataagtttggggggagggtgaagatgggttacttatctcgtttatccgttgtttatttatttagttagtttagttttcgaataatgagattttgtctctgtttttgagcttttccttgtcttttgtttttgagcttgattgttgaaaaacatgagttggatgaaatgtgtgttgggcttatgatatgaatgttgcttttgaaaagaaattgtgtgtatcacttgtggattatgcatgaaaagtttgaacttgtgacaagtgagttaaatgttttgcctccaagaacttgataatgagcttgtaagatttgagccattgattgtcatattatcacaatctcattttgttcttgagtgtaaatcgattgagcatgtatgttggtctctagaacttgccatgagtcctctcttgaaaataaaagtagatgtgttgttaatattgaagtgatttaaggccatctttgttagccacttgaccccaattgtgccaaattctcatatgatcctagtttaccccttttgtgccttgtagcctttctttgaatgaaccaatgataaaggggtagaacttagagtgttagtggttgctttgatgaagaaaaaaatttgggaaatgattgaaattgcttatcaagctttgattgtgtgaaaatcactaatcccctatgagctcaaaaagaaaaagaaatgaaaatgaatgtgaataaaagagcataaaggggagtgatttgccttttgaatcatagccatgatagatatcactaaggatgaaaagatgaaatgtagggattttggtttttgattgataagagaaatggtgaagttgatttgttcattgtgattgatggattgtgggatgagtcactttgcctaaaaaaactactcaccttaccaaagagccctcattacaacccaatgaaagccctttttgatctctatttataacacattgaagcatagagagttaggacaaatggcaagcctatggtagattgcatgcattgtttcgaattgagtgtaaacacgtccattctaaacacttgagagtcgagtgcatcattgaaacattcaccttgtgaggattcaagcttggaggctataatgttggacttactatcacttgtgacttcttgaaatgcatatctacttgtgatacactagtgaaatattttgaaaaaattgaagcccttgaaatgacaccaattcattctcacatgtttgttatcttttatttctcttctctttgttgtttggggacaaacaacgctttaagtttgggggggttgacaaacatggttttcgtacctcaatatcgcatgaattgttgtcattttcccccatgaattgattgctaatatgtgtctgtatcccaattttgagttttgttgagttttaattccttggtgtagttttggagtgatttcagggaaaatcaagaattaattggagga harbors:
- the LOC131009897 gene encoding two-component response regulator ARR1-like produces the protein MHEIHVLLVDHDAEALNIAKQLEMWQYKVSCAELASPAIPMLANAKFDVVMANINSPDPHGFKLLLQHALNMWMADDDNAFVAMRALENGAFLCIKKPPPMEFLRSLWQHVMREKARMIRERDILVASNNLGSVRGIEFREVVHHRSENPNPKPNPNSNPNPNMMMKNKGKFKTRSRGRYDDYDGEYDSDNNIMSQNGNVRRKMCTEWTQELHAKFMNAVEQLGEGRCFPKEILELMNEPGLTRMQVASHLQKCRNDNWRSPEERKPTLQTSHHSSPNCSNRTQSKPRRFGSMPLVNKPSIQQETGQSSETLWEPNNGAKMENGSTMINNTPHHYGSNPRHASDEYFNFPDMDSLIHDFSGRQQEPEIDNPSPVQEVYQVDPAYNDDKNSGEASMKTKSH